Proteins encoded together in one Halorubellus sp. JP-L1 window:
- the arsN2 gene encoding arsenic resistance N-acetyltransferase ArsN2, producing the protein MSDATVDLEPASGNALGDVEGLADVEALLAANDLPADDVREKPDAFYVAFDDGDAVGVGGVEVHDSAGLLRSLVVRDRVRGEGYGTAICDALEREAHDAGVTDLYLLTTTAADFFAARGYDVVDRAEAPDSLQGTAEFADLCPSSATCMRTSP; encoded by the coding sequence ATGAGCGACGCGACCGTCGATCTGGAACCGGCGAGCGGCAACGCACTCGGGGACGTCGAGGGGCTCGCGGACGTCGAGGCGCTCCTCGCGGCGAACGACCTCCCCGCCGACGACGTCCGCGAGAAGCCCGACGCGTTCTACGTGGCGTTCGACGACGGCGACGCGGTCGGGGTCGGCGGCGTCGAAGTCCACGACTCGGCGGGCCTCCTGCGGTCGCTCGTCGTCCGCGACCGCGTCCGCGGCGAGGGGTACGGGACCGCGATCTGTGACGCGCTGGAGCGCGAGGCCCATGACGCAGGCGTCACCGACCTCTACCTCCTGACGACGACTGCCGCCGACTTCTTCGCCGCTCGCGGGTACGACGTCGTCGATCGGGCGGAGGCCCCGGACTCGCTCCAGGGGACCGCGGAGTTCGCGGACCTCTGCCCGAGTTCGGCGACGTGCATGCGGACCTCGCCGTAG
- a CDS encoding M24 family metallopeptidase has protein sequence MTSDGDAGALAVDYAPVREALAARDATAFVHAGSSDDPVLRYLARASDVDGELAVCVTPEQSMLFAPDDPDAARESFPGDRVLPGGGDVPTGERVAVALDDLGRSGTVLAPRTVPHDAALYLEDRGFEVASTAVVDDARVAKTDRERLRQRSVQAAADAAVARARTVLRESEREHGDGHGHGHGGDGAAVEGGESDHDPQDDHLAFEGMAVTTERLRREVAAELAAGGVDPGVVAVGAGADATPGSDAAIRPGEPVVLAIAPRDRDGYHGRVVRTLIVEGDGGWTRRAQLAADGAVDAALAELEPGATVAAVEREGVAELTAYGFDAPESVFDAHGVGLDRREPPLAEDAEIPEGAVLALDATASGPDGVVRVADLAVVTVDGAERLGTADRSLEP, from the coding sequence GGTCCGGGAGGCGCTCGCGGCGCGCGACGCGACGGCGTTCGTGCACGCCGGTTCGAGCGACGACCCCGTACTGCGGTATCTGGCGCGAGCGAGCGACGTGGACGGCGAACTGGCGGTGTGCGTGACGCCCGAGCAGTCGATGCTGTTCGCGCCGGACGACCCGGACGCGGCGCGCGAGTCGTTCCCGGGCGACCGCGTCCTCCCCGGCGGCGGCGACGTGCCGACGGGCGAGCGCGTCGCGGTGGCGCTGGACGACCTCGGGCGGTCGGGGACGGTGCTCGCGCCGCGGACGGTCCCGCACGACGCGGCGCTGTACCTGGAGGACCGCGGGTTCGAGGTGGCGTCGACGGCGGTCGTCGACGACGCGAGAGTCGCGAAGACCGACCGCGAGCGACTGCGTCAGCGCTCCGTGCAGGCGGCGGCGGACGCCGCGGTCGCACGTGCCCGGACCGTCCTCCGGGAGAGCGAGCGCGAGCACGGCGACGGGCACGGGCACGGGCACGGTGGTGACGGCGCTGCCGTGGAGGGAGGCGAGTCCGACCACGACCCGCAAGACGATCACCTCGCGTTCGAGGGGATGGCGGTGACGACCGAGCGGTTGCGTCGCGAGGTCGCCGCGGAACTCGCCGCCGGCGGGGTCGACCCGGGCGTGGTGGCGGTCGGGGCGGGCGCGGACGCGACGCCGGGGTCGGACGCGGCGATCCGGCCGGGCGAGCCGGTGGTGCTCGCGATCGCGCCCCGGGACCGCGACGGCTACCACGGGCGCGTGGTGCGGACGCTGATCGTCGAGGGCGACGGCGGGTGGACGCGTCGCGCCCAGCTCGCTGCGGACGGTGCGGTGGACGCGGCGCTCGCGGAACTCGAGCCCGGCGCGACCGTGGCGGCGGTCGAGCGCGAGGGAGTGGCGGAGTTGACGGCGTACGGGTTCGACGCGCCCGAGAGCGTGTTCGACGCGCACGGCGTTGGGCTGGACCGCAGGGAGCCCCCGCTGGCCGAGGACGCCGAGATTCCCGAGGGCGCGGTGCTCGCGCTGGACGCGACAGCGAGCGGCCCGGACGGCGTGGTCCGGGTCGCGGACCTCGCGGTCGTCACCGTCGACGGCGCGGAGCGCCTCGGCACTGCCGACCGGTCGCTCGAGCCCTGA